From a region of the Gordonia sp. PP30 genome:
- a CDS encoding Fur family transcriptional regulator gives MTDHRPATTTALTASIRQAGLRVTRPRLAVLQAVDAHPHAVTEAILGEVREQLPEVSRQAVYDVLRALTDAGLLRRIQPTGHVARYETRIGDNHHHLVCRDCGDVRDVDCAVGDAPCLEAAQTHGYLIDEAEVVYWGLCPDCARRSSTPAELPQTP, from the coding sequence ATGACCGATCACCGCCCCGCCACGACGACGGCGCTCACCGCGTCGATCCGCCAGGCCGGCCTGCGGGTGACGCGGCCCCGGCTCGCGGTGCTGCAAGCCGTCGACGCTCACCCGCACGCCGTCACCGAGGCGATCCTCGGTGAGGTCCGCGAGCAATTGCCCGAGGTGTCCCGGCAGGCCGTGTACGACGTGCTGCGCGCGCTGACCGACGCCGGCCTGCTCCGCCGTATCCAGCCCACCGGGCATGTGGCGCGCTACGAGACCCGCATCGGCGACAACCATCACCATCTGGTGTGCCGCGACTGCGGTGACGTCCGCGACGTCGACTGCGCGGTCGGCGACGCACCGTGCCTGGAGGCCGCGCAGACGCACGGCTACCTCATCGACGAGGCCGAGGTGGTCTATTGGGGCCTCTGCCCCGACTGCGCCCGGCGCTCGTCCACCCCCGCCGAACTCCCACAGACCCCCTGA
- a CDS encoding phosphotriesterase-related protein, producing the protein MQTINTVTGPIDAEELGRTLAHEHVFVVNEDYRLNFLPEWDEDAEVANAISVLGELKALGIDSLLDASVAGMGRNVARVRRVAEQVELNIPVATGLFTYNDLPLQLHYTGPGLGFDAAEPLVEAFVRDLTEGIPHSGGAKAAFLVCVIEAEGLTPGVERIMRAVGQASVATGAPVVVHTNPHTRSGLIAQRVLGEEGVDLRRVMLAHSGDTGDLEYLRRLASAGSIIGLDRFGVDVLLPHEVRMATLLALVGEGYADRIALSQSAFCFSDWFDPAKQPKVTPNWNYRQISERVVPTLIGEGIAPSTIDTMLVDVPRRFLAGDPDPGLPAPISLISGLSTES; encoded by the coding sequence ATGCAGACCATCAATACGGTGACGGGACCGATCGACGCGGAGGAACTCGGACGGACTCTCGCTCACGAACACGTCTTCGTCGTGAACGAGGACTACCGGCTGAACTTTCTTCCCGAGTGGGACGAAGACGCGGAGGTCGCGAACGCGATCTCCGTCCTCGGCGAACTCAAGGCGCTCGGGATCGACAGCCTCCTGGACGCGTCGGTCGCCGGGATGGGCCGCAATGTGGCGCGGGTCCGGCGGGTCGCCGAGCAGGTGGAACTGAACATCCCGGTCGCCACCGGCCTGTTCACCTACAACGACCTGCCGTTGCAGCTGCACTACACCGGTCCGGGACTCGGCTTCGACGCCGCCGAGCCGCTGGTCGAGGCCTTCGTGCGGGATCTGACCGAGGGCATCCCGCACAGCGGCGGCGCCAAGGCCGCCTTCCTGGTGTGCGTCATCGAGGCCGAGGGCCTCACCCCCGGCGTCGAGCGGATCATGCGAGCGGTGGGCCAGGCGAGCGTCGCCACCGGCGCACCGGTGGTCGTGCACACCAATCCGCACACCCGGTCCGGGCTCATCGCCCAGCGTGTCCTCGGCGAGGAGGGCGTCGATCTGCGCCGCGTGATGCTCGCGCATTCCGGCGACACCGGCGACCTCGAGTATCTCCGCAGGCTCGCATCGGCCGGCTCGATCATCGGCCTCGACCGCTTCGGCGTCGACGTGCTGCTCCCCCACGAGGTCCGGATGGCGACGCTGCTGGCGCTGGTCGGCGAGGGCTACGCCGACCGGATCGCGCTGTCGCAGAGCGCATTCTGTTTCAGCGACTGGTTCGACCCCGCCAAACAGCCGAAGGTGACGCCGAACTGGAACTACCGGCAGATCAGCGAGCGGGTGGTCCCCACCCTCATCGGTGAGGGCATCGCGCCGTCGACCATCGACACCATGCTGGTCGACGTGCCGCGCCGATTCCTCGCCGGGGATCCGGATCCGGGACTTCCGGCCCCGATTTCGCTGATTTCTGGACTTAGTACAGAAAGCTAG